A DNA window from Bacteroides cellulosilyticus contains the following coding sequences:
- a CDS encoding sugar-binding protein, with protein MTKYLFYIIGLWLFCSCSDSTPGEEPPVTPPEPTPTITISKPEFVFGFTGESKYSYCPSALKQEDGSVHLFFCGNPENQIMVDNIFHIKINSDGSQTAPKSVLQPGIAGTWDDHHTCDPSVIEGSFSWNNVTYKYAMFFLSNMYGVYYNEIGVAFSNSLDADSWVKYPKQIVRKTWSDDGDQEIGGGGKSWGVGQPSVVSLDKKGKVLLTYTIGDIGGTRIAWAEADFSNMDSYTISTPMTIVQSGLLAIDNQSRDYTCNSEFAINQDADKIVMIRPVQPMPNDYPAYLNSALEIDYMNLSDFMNQSGSWTPIYRITPDDTGYPRNHNATLLRDNFGHLQDWEEPAFYFTVSKAAPDVQPSGSSHAEWTYHIWKSKVVKSK; from the coding sequence ATGACTAAATATCTATTCTATATTATCGGGTTATGGCTATTCTGCTCTTGTTCGGACAGCACACCGGGAGAAGAACCGCCCGTTACCCCTCCCGAACCGACTCCTACCATAACCATCAGTAAACCGGAATTCGTCTTCGGTTTCACGGGAGAGAGTAAATATTCTTATTGTCCGAGCGCACTGAAACAGGAGGACGGCAGTGTACACCTGTTCTTCTGCGGCAACCCGGAGAACCAGATTATGGTTGATAACATCTTCCATATAAAAATCAATTCGGACGGTTCGCAAACTGCTCCCAAAAGTGTACTGCAACCGGGCATCGCAGGCACATGGGACGATCATCACACCTGCGACCCTTCCGTCATCGAGGGCAGTTTCAGCTGGAACAACGTGACTTACAAATATGCCATGTTCTTCCTGAGCAATATGTACGGAGTGTATTACAATGAAATCGGTGTGGCATTCAGTAACAGCTTGGATGCCGACAGTTGGGTGAAATATCCGAAACAGATTGTAAGAAAGACGTGGTCGGACGACGGTGACCAGGAAATTGGCGGCGGCGGAAAATCGTGGGGAGTAGGCCAGCCATCCGTAGTATCTCTTGACAAGAAAGGGAAGGTATTGCTGACTTACACCATCGGTGACATCGGCGGCACACGGATAGCATGGGCGGAAGCTGACTTCAGCAACATGGATAGCTATACCATCAGCACTCCTATGACTATCGTTCAAAGCGGCTTGCTGGCTATTGACAACCAATCGAGGGATTATACCTGCAATTCCGAGTTCGCCATCAACCAAGATGCGGATAAAATTGTCATGATACGCCCTGTGCAACCCATGCCCAATGATTACCCCGCTTATCTGAACAGTGCGCTGGAAATAGACTACATGAACCTCTCCGACTTCATGAACCAAAGCGGCAGTTGGACACCCATATACCGGATTACTCCCGACGATACGGGTTACCCGAGAAATCATAACGCAACTTTATTACGGGATAACTTCGGGCACTTACAAGATTGGGAAGAACCGGCTTTCTACTTTACAGTCAGCAAGGCGGCACCTGACGTACAACCTTCGGGCAGCAGCCATGCCGAATGGACATATCATATCTGGAAGAGCAAGGTGGTGAAAAGCAAATAA
- a CDS encoding GRP family sugar transporter: MFIVDSYSLAVIFCVITMLCWGSWGNTQKLAGKTWRYELFYWDYVIGILVFSLLLGFTLGSTGDAGRGFVEDLKQISMENYASAFAGGVIFNLSNILLSASVSMAGLTVAFPLGVGIALVLGVFVNYFGEPKGDAVILFSGVALVVLAIIFNAIAAGKMNKKGSSTNKKGILIAIIAGVLMSFFYRFVAAAMDLNNFESPTPTMATPYSAFFIFAIGIFISNFIINTIVMKKPFVGTPVSYKEYFQGKFSTHMVGVLGGAIWGLGTALSYIAAGKAGAAISYALGQGAPMIAALWGIFIWKEFKGSSRTVNILLACMFVLFISGLGAIIISGAN; this comes from the coding sequence ATGTTTATTGTAGACAGTTACTCATTAGCCGTTATTTTCTGCGTTATCACGATGCTCTGCTGGGGTTCGTGGGGTAATACACAGAAACTTGCCGGGAAGACCTGGCGTTACGAATTGTTCTACTGGGATTACGTTATCGGTATCCTGGTCTTCTCCCTCCTTTTAGGATTCACGCTGGGCAGTACGGGAGATGCCGGACGCGGTTTCGTTGAAGATCTGAAACAGATCAGTATGGAGAACTATGCAAGCGCTTTTGCAGGAGGGGTTATATTCAACCTATCCAATATCCTGCTGTCAGCTTCCGTCTCGATGGCCGGGCTTACGGTAGCATTCCCTCTGGGAGTTGGCATAGCATTGGTATTAGGGGTTTTCGTCAACTACTTTGGCGAGCCCAAAGGTGATGCGGTAATCCTTTTCAGTGGTGTGGCGCTGGTGGTACTAGCCATTATTTTCAATGCCATAGCTGCCGGAAAGATGAATAAGAAAGGAAGCAGTACGAATAAGAAAGGAATTCTTATCGCCATCATAGCAGGTGTACTGATGTCCTTCTTCTACCGGTTCGTTGCCGCTGCCATGGACTTAAATAACTTTGAGTCGCCTACTCCCACAATGGCTACTCCGTATTCTGCATTCTTTATATTCGCAATAGGTATCTTCATAAGCAATTTCATTATCAACACCATCGTGATGAAGAAGCCGTTTGTAGGTACTCCGGTAAGCTATAAAGAGTACTTCCAAGGCAAATTCAGCACACATATGGTCGGAGTGCTGGGAGGAGCCATCTGGGGATTAGGCACGGCTCTGAGTTACATTGCAGCAGGGAAAGCCGGCGCGGCTATCTCGTATGCTTTGGGACAGGGAGCGCCTATGATTGCAGCTTTGTGGGGTATATTCATCTGGAAGGAGTTCAAAGGCTCTTCACGGACGGTAAATATCCTCCTGGCTTGCATGTTCGTTCTGTTTATATCTGGTTTAGGAGCAATTATCATCTCCGGAGCCAATTAA
- a CDS encoding BACON domain-containing protein — translation MTKTRYLLIGAVISLLTLWGCSNDSDYVIGSNPNEFAINPVAIPVSADGGTYELTITGNESWTAKLTDSNSSAQDWCTLSATSGTGKMVITLTVKPSTSFVKNRSLLIEVSGGNKTLKSRVLQETMVLGEDEILINGMVWSTKNVGSPGTFVSSPDEIGQLYQFNRKVGYPAGPQGDPAPANWPADYMNDNTNWMTENDPSPEGWRVPTTQEMAALWEKGATWVTAAQTGFKVDGIIIGVDEATAKRATKDNLKQLGCLFLPQSGWRSESGMMDRTWLCAVRSANSLSVTHGGMSLGDSGGYRDTWGWGDGQKARAAMIRPVKNIQVED, via the coding sequence ATGACTAAAACAAGATATTTATTGATAGGAGCAGTCATATCACTGCTGACTTTATGGGGATGCAGCAACGATTCCGACTATGTAATCGGAAGCAATCCCAATGAATTTGCCATCAATCCGGTAGCCATACCGGTAAGCGCGGATGGCGGAACCTACGAACTGACAATCACCGGCAATGAGTCCTGGACAGCCAAATTAACCGACTCCAACAGTTCGGCACAAGACTGGTGCACACTGAGTGCAACGTCGGGCACAGGCAAGATGGTAATCACGCTCACCGTAAAGCCGAGTACCTCGTTCGTAAAAAACCGTTCCCTCCTCATCGAAGTAAGCGGCGGCAACAAGACGCTGAAGTCCAGAGTGCTGCAAGAAACGATGGTACTGGGCGAAGACGAAATACTGATAAACGGTATGGTATGGTCTACCAAGAACGTAGGCTCTCCCGGAACATTCGTAAGCTCTCCCGACGAGATAGGACAGTTGTATCAGTTCAACCGCAAAGTGGGTTACCCCGCCGGTCCTCAAGGTGACCCCGCACCAGCCAACTGGCCCGCAGACTATATGAACGACAACACCAACTGGATGACGGAGAACGATCCTTCACCCGAAGGCTGGCGTGTGCCTACCACACAAGAAATGGCAGCCCTGTGGGAAAAAGGAGCAACATGGGTGACAGCCGCCCAAACCGGCTTCAAAGTTGACGGAATCATTATCGGAGTAGATGAGGCCACCGCCAAACGTGCCACCAAGGACAACCTGAAACAACTGGGCTGCCTCTTCCTGCCCCAAAGCGGCTGGAGAAGTGAAAGCGGAATGATGGACCGCACATGGCTCTGTGCCGTACGCAGTGCCAATTCATTGAGCGTCACACATGGCGGAATGTCATTGGGAGACTCAGGCGGTTACCGGGACACATGGGGCTGGGGCGATGGCCAAAAGGCCCGTGCAGCCATGATACGCCCTGTCAAAAACATACAAGTTGAAGATTAG
- a CDS encoding nucleoside hydrolase, producing the protein MIKNKLYLLGLFLLALSSCTSSGKQQKTEVASNAEKIILETDIGNDVDDALALDMLYKYLDAGDIDLLGIMINKEGTYPAEYTDIMNTWYGYPQIPIGILHNGADCENDATNYAKAVCLIQDENSKPTFKRSLKGGYDQLPEAPALYRKLLAQQPDSSVTIISVGFSTNLARLLDTPADEYSSLTGKELVAKKVKLLCTMAGCFNNPELYEYNVVKDIPAAKKVFTEWPTTLVTSPFEVGIAINYPATSIKNDFQWAPIHPMVEAYKSYQKMPYDRPTWDLTSVLYSVEGPSYFTVSPAGKISVTDKGATEFTPDATGNRYYLTVDAAQAENIKQHFVKLISKQPAHFTK; encoded by the coding sequence ATGATCAAGAACAAACTTTATCTATTAGGCTTATTTCTACTGGCCTTGTCGAGCTGCACTTCCTCCGGGAAACAGCAGAAAACGGAAGTTGCTTCAAACGCGGAAAAGATTATCTTGGAAACGGACATCGGCAATGATGTGGACGATGCTCTGGCGCTGGATATGCTCTACAAATATCTGGATGCGGGAGACATCGACTTATTGGGTATCATGATAAACAAGGAGGGCACTTACCCTGCCGAATACACAGACATCATGAACACTTGGTACGGTTATCCCCAAATTCCCATCGGCATCCTGCACAATGGGGCGGACTGCGAGAATGACGCCACAAACTATGCCAAAGCCGTATGTCTGATACAGGATGAGAACAGCAAACCGACATTCAAACGTTCGCTGAAAGGTGGTTACGACCAACTGCCGGAAGCTCCCGCCCTCTATCGCAAGCTGCTGGCACAGCAACCGGACAGTTCCGTCACGATCATCTCCGTAGGTTTCTCTACCAACCTTGCACGCTTGCTGGATACTCCGGCCGACGAATACTCATCGTTGACGGGCAAAGAGCTGGTTGCCAAGAAAGTGAAACTGCTATGCACTATGGCAGGATGTTTCAACAACCCCGAATTGTACGAATACAACGTTGTGAAAGATATTCCGGCAGCAAAGAAAGTGTTTACGGAATGGCCCACCACGCTGGTGACTTCGCCTTTCGAGGTAGGTATCGCCATCAACTATCCTGCTACCAGCATCAAGAACGATTTCCAATGGGCACCGATACATCCGATGGTAGAAGCGTACAAGAGTTATCAAAAAATGCCATATGACCGTCCGACATGGGATTTGACCTCAGTACTCTATTCTGTTGAAGGACCTTCCTACTTCACTGTTTCGCCCGCAGGCAAGATAAGTGTAACGGACAAAGGGGCTACGGAATTTACTCCCGATGCGACCGGAAACCGCTACTACCTCACGGTAGATGCCGCCCAGGCTGAGAATATCAAACAACATTTTGTCAAACTGATTAGCAAACAACCCGCTCACTTTACTAAATAA
- the rbsK gene encoding ribokinase: MSKNIIVIGSCNTDMVIKADRLPVPGETVMGGSFMMNPGGKGANQAVAAARLKGNVYFIAKTGNDLFGKRSIEQYEDEGIHVENIYSDPTLPSGVALIMVDVNGENSIAVASGANGSLSPEDIRKAQPVIEKGDILLMQLEIPIETVEYAAQIASEQGIKVILNPAPARALSNKLLQNLYMIIPNETEAEILSGIKVTDWESARKAADIISAKGVDIVVITMGSKGALIKENNEYHEVSVPKVKAVDTTAAGDTFCGSLCVALSEDMNVLDAVKFANKCASITVTRMGAQSALPYRKEIDIL, encoded by the coding sequence ATGAGCAAGAATATCATTGTAATAGGTAGTTGTAATACAGATATGGTCATCAAAGCCGACCGCCTCCCCGTTCCCGGAGAAACAGTAATGGGCGGCAGTTTCATGATGAACCCCGGAGGTAAAGGAGCCAACCAGGCTGTAGCCGCTGCCCGATTAAAAGGAAATGTGTACTTCATAGCCAAGACCGGCAACGATCTATTCGGCAAACGTTCCATAGAGCAGTACGAAGACGAAGGAATTCACGTTGAAAATATCTATTCAGACCCTACCCTCCCTTCCGGAGTAGCACTGATTATGGTAGACGTGAACGGAGAAAACAGTATCGCTGTCGCCTCCGGAGCCAATGGCTCACTGAGTCCTGAAGATATCCGGAAAGCACAGCCTGTCATCGAGAAAGGAGATATCCTGCTGATGCAACTGGAAATTCCCATAGAAACAGTGGAATATGCAGCCCAGATAGCAAGCGAACAGGGCATCAAGGTTATTCTGAACCCAGCACCCGCCCGCGCTCTCTCCAACAAGCTGCTGCAAAACCTGTATATGATTATCCCCAACGAAACGGAAGCCGAAATCCTTTCGGGAATCAAAGTGACCGACTGGGAAAGCGCCCGGAAAGCTGCGGATATCATCAGTGCCAAAGGAGTGGACATTGTCGTGATTACAATGGGTTCCAAAGGAGCTCTGATTAAGGAAAACAACGAATACCACGAGGTTTCCGTCCCCAAAGTGAAAGCGGTGGATACCACAGCTGCCGGAGACACCTTCTGCGGCTCTCTGTGTGTAGCCCTATCCGAAGACATGAATGTGCTGGATGCCGTGAAGTTTGCCAATAAATGCGCCTCCATCACAGTGACCCGCATGGGAGCACAGTCCGCCCTGCCCTATCGCAAAGAAATAGATATTTTATAA
- a CDS encoding RagB/SusD family nutrient uptake outer membrane protein has product MKKIALYILCGAAALFTSCDPSLLDLQNENTLSTGVYWKTESDIEAGVISVYGMFYRQGTWTRNIYTQMIGMADEGVSYAGWTELNEYTKFIFTDYNFTEVNTKIYREHYTAIFRANQVLDNIDNVAFADETHKNDLIGQTKFLRSFYYFYLTTLWENIPIVLKTSSAADKPMQASADEMLTQIETDLEDAVTKLPATRDANNYGRPTKGAAYGLLAKAYAQHHKWEDARRCLEWLIDGEGKRYYDLVPNWADNFSNQTEDNKESLYEIHFSLTNRVGFDQTDNYLDPNAQLGTQIEMNQAPTGIGWNNIEARRWLVDYYKREQTTDGKNDIRLFYTLWYDGAASDFPEYPNQLIYGKPWNSDWGNRVFIKKYSTDASPLYYWNNNNFRSLRYADMLLLYAEALNELGATPSAKAIECLNRVRNRVNLPDIEDSSFYNGSQITGNKDAFREHLKIERALELAMECVRWVDLKRWGINDINTLNELKTRDSDFNNFIIGKSIRMPLPQSEVDNNPNLKQNDQY; this is encoded by the coding sequence ATGAAAAAGATAGCTCTATATATATTATGCGGCGCAGCAGCGCTGTTCACGTCGTGCGACCCTTCCCTGCTCGACCTGCAAAATGAGAACACCCTCAGTACGGGCGTATACTGGAAGACGGAATCCGACATTGAGGCCGGTGTAATATCTGTATATGGCATGTTCTACCGCCAGGGAACATGGACCCGCAATATCTATACACAGATGATAGGCATGGCCGACGAAGGCGTCAGCTATGCCGGATGGACGGAACTGAACGAGTACACCAAGTTCATCTTTACCGATTATAACTTCACAGAGGTAAATACTAAGATCTACCGTGAACACTACACCGCCATCTTCCGTGCCAACCAGGTGCTGGACAACATTGATAATGTTGCATTTGCCGACGAAACGCACAAAAATGACCTGATAGGGCAGACCAAGTTCCTGCGTTCTTTCTACTACTTCTATCTGACCACCCTTTGGGAGAACATTCCCATCGTCCTGAAGACTTCTTCGGCCGCCGACAAGCCCATGCAAGCCAGTGCAGACGAAATGCTCACTCAGATAGAAACCGACCTGGAAGACGCCGTCACCAAACTGCCCGCCACCCGCGACGCCAATAACTACGGCCGCCCGACGAAAGGCGCCGCCTACGGACTACTGGCGAAAGCCTATGCACAGCACCATAAATGGGAAGATGCCCGCAGATGCCTCGAATGGCTCATCGACGGTGAAGGAAAGCGGTACTACGACCTCGTCCCCAACTGGGCTGACAACTTCAGCAACCAAACGGAAGACAACAAGGAGTCGCTATACGAAATCCACTTCTCACTGACCAACCGGGTAGGCTTCGACCAAACAGACAACTACCTGGACCCGAACGCACAGTTGGGCACACAGATTGAGATGAATCAAGCCCCCACCGGAATCGGTTGGAACAACATTGAAGCAAGGCGTTGGCTGGTGGACTACTATAAACGCGAACAAACCACAGATGGAAAGAATGACATCCGCCTGTTCTACACCCTGTGGTACGACGGAGCTGCATCCGACTTCCCCGAATATCCGAACCAGCTGATTTATGGCAAGCCCTGGAACAGCGATTGGGGTAACCGCGTGTTTATCAAGAAGTATAGCACCGATGCCTCCCCGCTGTATTACTGGAACAACAACAACTTCCGTTCATTGCGATATGCCGATATGCTATTGCTCTATGCCGAAGCACTCAACGAGCTGGGAGCCACCCCGTCTGCCAAAGCTATCGAATGCCTCAACCGCGTGCGCAACCGTGTAAACCTGCCCGACATAGAAGACAGTTCTTTCTACAATGGCAGCCAGATAACAGGCAATAAAGACGCTTTCCGCGAACATCTGAAAATCGAACGCGCCCTTGAGCTTGCCATGGAATGTGTACGCTGGGTTGACTTGAAACGCTGGGGCATCAATGACATCAACACTCTGAACGAGTTGAAAACCCGTGACAGCGATTTCAACAACTTCATCATCGGTAAGTCTATCCGCATGCCTTTGCCGCAAAGCGAAGTGGATAACAATCCGAATCTGAAACAAAATGACCAATATTAA
- a CDS encoding SusC/RagA family TonB-linked outer membrane protein: protein MRLIKAILFCLCMCSFDLYAQVNVTGIVNDNTGETLPGVSILAKDGDRTYGTTTDMNGKYQIKVNQGATLEFSFIGFATQKVKVGTGNVINITLEPENKLLDEVVVIGYGTVKKKDLLGSISTVKEDALAERVSGNVVESMRGLTSGVKITSSGQPGSNANITIRGLGSLTNNNPLFIIDGAYGGSDLGVNVEDIESIQVLKDASSAAIYGSRAANGVVIITTKQGKEGDLKVKFDSQLTLSWLPRYDLMDAETYKIYNDRAYDEAILAGVSGITKRQNHYDGNTDWQDEMLSTGVLQNYNVSLSGGSKTVKYYASLNRMVDDGALLNTKYDKYGFRINTSGQKGIFSYGENFYYTKSDRKNLNGNPWSDFIGIAPTIPVYDESHPGGYGYGDVDRANTYGLNPVAMQNLYVQNNEEEYLTGNIYGQISLFGMFDAKLNVAYKSYMGITNSLRKKGNWTMGQGDDAASLGYDSAKNHDILIEQTYNFKHKFGKHDVNALFGITYNKFHEEKRWITKLDPLMIGDKYITSLDAATGNTTAGGNYGESALISYLGRINYSYADKYLAQVTARRDGTSRLPKNDRWGNFLSVSLGWRISGEKFFQVPWIDDLKIRANYGTLGNSSIGYWDYQSVINTAPRAVIGSPENILIGMTQSQLSNNDLVWEKKTTANIGFDLVALNNRLRFTAEYFYSKSEDLLVYLPILMSSGNEGGAPAVNAGSLENRGVEFEVGWNDKVGEFEYSASLNISHLKNKVIDLGYGKQNKKIPTYTTLAITEVGQPLGMWYLYKMLGIFQSEEEIQNYVNSEGKVIQPNARPGDIKYDDYNGDGIISSEDRQKVGNPWPKLELGLNLGASYKGFDLSISGYGRFGQEVWNGSAAAAGDFANNQNNFNGIVPWTQEHPVNDRPRIVYGDSRNSRSDQDRWLENGSFFRLSDITLGYTVPARYIKKIGLERLRASVTLQNMVTFTGYSGLDPEFADSGIFTMGADYCSFPNPRAVQFALSFTF from the coding sequence ATGAGACTAATTAAAGCAATATTATTCTGTCTGTGCATGTGTTCGTTCGACTTGTACGCACAAGTCAATGTCACAGGTATTGTAAATGATAACACCGGGGAGACACTTCCCGGAGTATCTATTCTGGCAAAAGACGGCGACCGTACCTACGGCACCACCACCGATATGAATGGCAAATACCAGATTAAAGTCAATCAAGGTGCTACCCTTGAGTTCAGCTTCATCGGCTTCGCCACACAAAAGGTGAAAGTGGGCACCGGCAACGTCATCAATATCACTCTGGAGCCCGAAAACAAACTACTGGACGAAGTAGTGGTTATCGGTTATGGTACTGTAAAGAAGAAAGATTTGCTGGGTTCCATATCTACCGTCAAGGAAGATGCTCTGGCCGAACGCGTTTCGGGCAATGTAGTGGAATCTATGCGCGGTCTGACTTCCGGTGTAAAGATTACGAGCAGCGGTCAGCCCGGCTCCAATGCCAACATCACGATCCGTGGTTTAGGCAGTCTGACGAACAATAACCCGCTGTTCATCATCGACGGTGCCTATGGCGGCAGCGACTTGGGTGTCAATGTGGAAGATATCGAATCCATCCAAGTGTTGAAAGATGCCTCATCAGCGGCCATATACGGATCGCGTGCAGCCAACGGTGTTGTAATCATCACCACCAAACAGGGTAAAGAAGGTGACTTGAAAGTAAAGTTCGACTCCCAACTGACGCTGAGCTGGCTCCCCCGTTACGACCTGATGGATGCCGAGACATATAAAATCTACAACGACCGCGCCTACGACGAAGCCATACTGGCAGGCGTCTCAGGCATTACCAAACGTCAGAACCACTACGACGGGAATACCGACTGGCAGGATGAAATGCTGAGCACCGGTGTTTTACAGAACTACAACGTCTCGTTGTCCGGTGGTTCCAAAACGGTGAAGTACTACGCCTCACTGAACCGCATGGTCGACGACGGCGCCCTATTGAATACCAAGTATGACAAATACGGTTTCCGCATCAACACAAGTGGACAGAAGGGCATTTTCTCCTATGGAGAGAACTTCTACTACACCAAGTCGGACCGGAAAAACCTGAATGGTAATCCCTGGAGTGACTTTATCGGTATAGCACCAACAATTCCGGTATATGATGAATCACATCCCGGAGGATACGGATATGGTGACGTAGACCGCGCGAACACATACGGTCTGAACCCCGTAGCCATGCAAAACCTGTATGTGCAGAACAACGAAGAAGAGTATCTGACAGGAAACATCTACGGACAGATATCACTCTTCGGGATGTTCGATGCCAAACTGAATGTAGCCTACAAGAGTTATATGGGTATTACCAACTCACTGCGCAAGAAAGGTAACTGGACGATGGGCCAGGGAGACGATGCCGCGAGCTTAGGCTACGACAGCGCCAAGAATCACGACATCCTGATTGAGCAGACCTATAACTTCAAGCATAAATTCGGTAAGCACGATGTGAATGCTCTGTTCGGTATCACCTACAACAAGTTCCACGAAGAAAAGCGCTGGATAACGAAATTAGACCCACTGATGATAGGTGACAAATACATCACTTCACTCGATGCCGCCACCGGCAACACCACCGCAGGCGGTAATTATGGTGAATCTGCCTTGATTTCCTACCTCGGAAGAATCAACTATTCGTATGCCGACAAATATCTGGCACAGGTGACCGCCCGCCGCGACGGCACTTCCCGTCTGCCCAAAAACGACCGTTGGGGAAACTTCCTCTCCGTTTCACTGGGCTGGCGCATCAGTGGAGAGAAGTTCTTCCAGGTGCCCTGGATTGACGATTTGAAGATACGTGCCAACTACGGTACACTCGGTAACAGCAGTATCGGCTACTGGGACTACCAATCGGTCATCAACACCGCTCCGCGTGCAGTGATCGGCAGCCCCGAAAACATCCTGATTGGTATGACGCAATCCCAGTTGAGCAACAACGATCTTGTCTGGGAGAAGAAGACAACCGCCAACATAGGTTTCGACTTAGTCGCCCTCAACAACCGTCTCCGCTTCACGGCCGAATATTTCTACTCCAAAAGCGAAGACCTGCTTGTCTACCTGCCCATCCTGATGAGTTCAGGTAACGAAGGCGGTGCACCGGCTGTCAATGCCGGCAGTCTGGAGAATAGAGGAGTCGAATTTGAAGTAGGCTGGAATGATAAGGTCGGTGAATTTGAATACTCAGCATCATTAAACATCTCCCACTTGAAGAACAAAGTTATTGATCTGGGCTATGGGAAACAGAATAAGAAGATTCCTACATATACCACGCTCGCAATAACCGAAGTCGGACAGCCTCTCGGTATGTGGTACCTTTACAAGATGCTCGGCATCTTCCAATCCGAAGAAGAAATACAGAACTATGTAAACTCCGAAGGCAAAGTCATTCAGCCGAATGCCCGCCCCGGTGATATCAAATACGATGATTACAACGGCGATGGAATCATTTCATCCGAAGACCGCCAGAAAGTGGGCAATCCGTGGCCAAAGCTCGAACTCGGCTTAAATCTTGGTGCCTCCTATAAAGGTTTCGACCTGAGCATCAGCGGTTACGGCCGCTTCGGACAGGAAGTATGGAACGGCTCGGCAGCCGCAGCCGGTGACTTCGCCAACAACCAGAACAACTTCAACGGCATTGTTCCCTGGACACAGGAGCACCCGGTGAACGACCGTCCGCGCATCGTATACGGAGATTCCCGCAACAGCCGAAGCGACCAGGACCGCTGGTTAGAGAACGGTTCGTTCTTCCGTCTGAGCGACATTACCTTAGGATATACGGTTCCTGCCCGTTACATCAAGAAAATCGGTTTGGAGAGACTCCGTGCGTCAGTCACCCTGCAGAACATGGTTACTTTCACCGGATATTCCGGACTTGACCCTGAATTTGCAGACAGCGGCATCTTCACTATGGGAGCAGACTATTGCTCGTTCCCCAACCCGCGTGCCGTACAGTTTGCCTTATCATTCACATTCTAA